Genomic window (Flavobacteriales bacterium):
CGGTCGCCGTATTGTTCGCGGTTGAGGTAGCTCAGCAGGTTGAAGACGTTCTCCGGGTTGTTCTCGTCGATCGGCGGGTTGGCGTTGCTTCGCACCACGATCATCGCGAAGGTGCTGTACCCCAGCAGTATCACGCTCACCCCGAGGATCACCGTGTTCAGCAGGGCCTTGCCCCGGCGCTGTGTCCACATGAGGCCCCAAACGATCAGGCCGATGATGATGGCCGCATAAATGAAATTACCGCTGTTGAAGGGCAGCCCGAAGTCGTTCACGAAGAGCAGCTCGAACTTACCGGCCAGCTTTATGATGCCCGGGATGATCACCGCTTGGATCGCGCCGAGGATCACGGCGGAGATGATGAAGGTGTAGATCACCCCTTTGCGGGTCACATTGTATTTCTTGAAGTAGTAGACAAAGGCGATGGCAGGGATGCAGAGCAGGTTCAGCAGGTGGACGCCGATGCTGAGGCCCATGAGGTAGGCGATCAGGATCAACCAGCGGGTGTTGTGCGGCTTGTCGGCCTCGCTCTCCCACTTCAAAATGGCCCAGAACACGATGGCGGTGAAGAAGGAGGACATGCCGTAGACCTCGCCTTCCACGGCGCTGAACCAGAAGGAATCGCTCCAAGCATAGGCCAATGCGCCCACGATACCGCTGCCGAGGACGGCGATGATCTTGCCGGAGGTGAGCTCCTCGTCCCCCTTACGGGTGGCCATGCGCAGGGCCATGTGCGTGATGCTCCAGAAAAGGAAAAGAATGGTGAAGGCACTGGCCAAGGCGCTCAAGCTGTTCACCGCCACAGGCACATGCTCTGTGGAAACGAAGGCACCGGCCACGCGGGCCAGCAGCATGAACAGGGGTGCTCCGGGCGGGTGGCCCACCTCCAGCTTAAAGGCCGTGGCGATGAATTCGCCACAGTCCCAGAAGCTCGCCGTGGGCTCGATGGTGGAGAGGTAGGTGAAGGTGGCCACCAGGAAGATTATCCATCCGGTGATGACGTTCAGCTTCTTGAAGTTCATAGGGGTGGCGGGCTTCTGTAAGCGGCGAATGTACCGAAAGTCGCAAGCTGGGTAACTTTTACTGCGGCCGTATTGTGGAACTTTCTAAATTTGCCGCGCTTTCAAGGTGGCGCAAGCCGGTTCTGGAAGCGGTATTGGCCGATGGTGTAACTGGCAACACGTCTGATTTTGGTTCAGAAGAGTCCAGGTTCGAGCCCTGGTCGGCCAACAAAGGAAGCCCCGCGAAAGCGGGGCTTTTTTGTTGTGCAATGTCCCCCGGCGGGACGCTCGGCAAGATCATTGCCCCTGCCGCAACAACCCGCCCAACGTGCCATACAGCTCCGGCATTGCCGCGTGGAACTCCATGGGTTGCTCAAAGAAGTATTCCACCGCCACGGCAAAGAACTCGGCCGAATTGGAACCGGCATATTCCCTGAAGAAGTGTGCCTTTCCGTGGTTGATCCGCACGATCTCCGCCAACGCCAACGCATTCCACTGCTGAAGCAATGCATCGTCCAGGAAATGGTCCTCGCCGTTCTCAATGGCGTTCTCGAACCACAGCGCATGTGCGAATTCGTGCAACCCCACATTGTATGCATTCCGCGGATCGGCATAGCCTTTTACAAAGTCGCTCCAGGAAATGATGATCACCCCCGGCCCGGGGCGCACCTCACCGAGATGCGATCGGCTGTCCCGTATGGAGCGATAGGGGCCTGAAGTCACCGTGATGTGCTTGAAATGTTGCAGACGCACATCGGGAAAACCATGGAGAAGCTGCGCCGCGCATGAAGCGATCATCACCTTCATCTCATCCACCACGGTGATGCCCGAGCCTCGCCATTCCTTCCCGTTCACGAAGTCGGCCACGATCCGCTCAAAGGAGCGTTGCTTGGCGGCATCCAATTGCTGGTAGTAAGTGGCGTAGGTGGTCATCACCCGCCGTTGCTTTCGGGTCAGCTTGCTTGGGCGGTACCGGAAGAAGAGACGCATGAAGACGCTCACGGCCAACAGCCCGGCCAGAATCGCCATCCGGTAGTTCATGCCGTTCTCATCGGTGCCTCGAAGGAATTGTCCCCTCAGTAGCGCACCTTGTCCGCCAATTTCGCCCAGGCCTTGAAGACGTCCACGCCCTCATTCTGCAAGGCTTGCTGGGTGGGAATGCGCCGCTCGGAGATCGGCAATGGCAGCTCGTCGTAGATCAACTGGTCGTCAAAGCCCACCTCGGCGGCATCCGTGCGGGTAGCTGCGAAGACGATGCGGTCCGGCCGTGCCCAATAGATGGCGCCCAAGCACATGGGGCAAGGCTCGCAGCTCGTGTAGATGGTGCAGCCGATCAGTTGGAAATCACCGAGGTTTTTGCACGCGTCACGGATCGCAACTACTTCCGCATGCGCCGTAGGGTCGTTGGTGCTGGTAACTCGGTTGTTCCCGGTGCCTACCACCTTGCCGTCCTTCACCACCACGCATCCAAAGGGGCCGCCATCGCCACGTTCCATGCCTGCGCGTGAGGCCTCAATGGCCATGCGCAGAAAGCGTTCGTCCTGCTCGTTCATCGCCGGAAAGATAATGTCCGGCCCCATGACCGATGGTCCGCGACCAGGTCCGGGCACTTCAGCGTGGCATTACGCAAGTTGAGTTCGCACAACTCCGCGAATTCCGCGCCCTCTGCGGTTAAAAAACACACTCAGCCCGAATTCCTCTGTGCTCTCTGTGCCTCTGTGGTGAACCTTAGCCTTTCAACTCCAGGCCGAGCTCCTTCAACTGGATCGCGTCGATCGTCGAGGGCGCATCGATCATCACATCACGCCCAGCGTTATTCTTCGGAAATGCGATGAACTCACGGATGTCGCTGCGGCCGCCGAAGAGCGCCACCCAGCGGTCGAAGCCGAAGGCCGCGCCGCCGTGCGGAGGGGCTCCGTACTCGAAGGCATCCAGCAGGAAGCCGAACTTGAAGCGGGCCTCTTCATCGGTGAATCCGAGCACACGGAACATCGCCTCCTGCATAGCGCGGTCATGGATCCGGATGCTGCCACCGCCGATCTCCGTGCCGTTGATCACCAAGTCGTAGGCATTGGCCTTCACGTTTCCGGGATCGCTTTCCAACTTGTGCTCATCCGTCGGAACCGGCGCCGTGAACGGATGGTGCATGGCATGCCAACGGCCACTTTCTTCATCCTTCTCCAACAGTGGAAAGTCCACGACCCACAAGGGTTTGAAGACATTCGGGTCGCGCAGGTTAAGCAGATCGCCGAGGTGCAGGCGCAGTTCGTTCAATGCTTTGTGTGTCTTTTCCGCAGGGCCGGCCATAATGCAGAGCAAGTCGCCTTCCTGCATGCCGAAGCGTTCCGCCCAGCGCTGCAGATCTTCGGGTCCGTAGAACTTATCCACGGTGCTTTTCAAGCCTTCGGCACCCCAGCGCACGAAGATGATCCCGGTGGCACCCACCTGCGGGCGTTTCACGAATTCGATGAGGGCATCGGTCTGCTTGCGGCTCCACGCGGCACAACCTTCTGCCTTGATGCCAACAACGAGCTCCGCATCATCAAAAACCTTGAAGTCCTTGCCTTTTGTGATGTTGTTCAGCTCATGGAAGCGCATGTCGAAGCGCAGGTCCGGCTTGTCGCAGCCATATTCCCGCATCGCCTGGTCGTATGGCATCCGAAGGAACGGCTCGTTCATGTCCTTCCCGAGGATGGACTTGAACAGGTGCTTCGCCAAGCCTTCGAAGGTGTTGAGGATGTCCTCGCGCTCCACGAAGGCCATCTCGCAATCGATCTGGGTGAACTCCGGCTGGCGGTCCGCGCGCAGGTCTTCATCGCGGAAGCATTTCACGATCTGGAAATAGCGGTCCATGCCGGCCACCATCAGCAGTTGCTTAAACGTCTGAGGACTTTGCGGCAGCGCATAGAATTCGCCTTGGTTCATGCGGCTGGGCACCACGAAATCGCGGGCACCTTCCGGCGTGCTTTTGATCAGCACCGGCGTTTCCACTTCCAGGAATTGCTGTGCGCTGAGGTAGTTGCGCACCTCTATCGCCATGCGGTGCCGCAGCTCGAAGTTCTTCCGGACACTGGCGCGGCGCAAGTCCAGGTAGCGGTATTTCATCCGCAGCTCATCGCCGCCGTCGGTCTCCTCCTCGATGGTGAAGGGCGGCGTCTTTGCGCTGTTCATCACCTTCAGTTCCGTGGCGAAGATCTCCACCTCGCCCGTGGGCATGTTGGCGTTCTTGCTTTGCCGCTCGATCACCGTTCCGGTCACCTGCACCACATATTCACGGCCCAGGCTCCGCGCGGTGTCGCGCAAGGTGGCGTCGCTATCGGTATTGAAGGTGAGCTGCGTGATGCCGTAGCGGTCGCGGAGGTCCACGAAGGTCATACCGCCGAGGTCGCGCGTGCGTTGGACCCAACCGGCCAAGGTCACGGTCTTGCCAGCGTCGGAGAAGCGGAGTTCGCCACAGGTATGGGTGCGGTACATGGTCTTGAAAGCTGCGGCGAATGTACCGAACCGGCCCGTGATCACGGCTATTGCACCGTCAACGTCAACGCCTGTTGCGTGATGTCGCCGTCGTTTTCATCCACGGAGAACCACCATTTTTCCGTGCCGGCCTGATCGCGTGTGATCACTGTTTTCTCGAAGGTGAACGGGTCGCTGTCCACATGTACGCTGTCTTGCCGGATGCGTGGACCGTTGTCGTAGGCCACAGCCACAAAGAAGGACCGCAGGTTGTCGGAACCTTTTGAAACAGAGACGCCGATGCGCAACGTGTCCGAAAGCGGTACGGTATCGTTCAGCCAAGTGTAGCCACTGTCCGTGCGGAAGTTGATGTCGGCCGCATGGTCGCCGTCCGGCTGGTCCTTGGTGCACGCGGTGCTTGCGGAAAGGACGATCACCGGCAACAAGTAAAACACGAGGCTTCGCATTCGACAAAGGTAGACCGGTGGAATTGCGTGAAAGTTCGATCCCGCTATTTCACACCGCTTCCAACAGCGCACTACCTCCGGTCAGCAGGCGCGCATGCGGTTCCCCCGAGCCTCGTGGGTCACTTCGGCCAAGCCGAGCGCCTCCATCAACGGCGGCAGGTACACCCCGAACCGCCCGCGCAATCCCTTCTTCAGCCCGTACCAGCCCTTCACGGGGTTCTTTTCGCTGCGGCCCCAAGCTTCCACGGTCCCGTCCTTCGCGGGCTTCTGCTCATCGGCGCCTCCCAAGTCCATCCAATCGCCGTGCTTCTTCAGCATCGCGTGCAGGTCAGTGATGCAGCGAATGTCATAGAACAGAACGGTCTTGCCGACAGTGCACACGAGCACTTCCTTGCCATCCTTCTCGTCCACATGCATGGTGTATTCAGATGAGCCGGGCGGGGTCTTCAGATTCCAGGGGTTGTCTTTCGTGCGCTTTTCCATGACGAGTAAAGCTAGTCGATCTTGATCCGAGGTCGAAATGCAACGTTTCGAACGATCAGGAAACTCTCACAGCGTCCCCCGGCTCTCCTGCTCCCGTTCGATCGCCTCGAACAGCGCCTTGAAATTCCCCTTACCGAAGCTCTTCGCGCCCTTGCGTTGAATGATCTCATAGAACAACGTGGGGCGGTCCTCCACCGGTTTGCTGAAGAGTTGCAACAGGTAGCCCTCGTCGTCCACGTCCACGAGGATGCCGAGCTCTGCAAGCGGGCCGAGGTCCTCGTCGATCGGGCCCGTACGCTCCAGTAGACCTTCGTAGTAGCTCGAAGGCACTTTCAAAAATTCCACGCCACGGCTCATCAGGTCCCGCACGGTCTTCACGATGTCGTCCGTGGCCACGGCGATGTGCTGCACGCCTTCGCCGTTGTAGAAATCCAGGTATTCCTCCACCTGGCTCCGCTTCTTTCCTTTGGCCGGTTCGTTAATTGGGAACTTGATACGGCCGTTGCCGTTGCTCATCACTTTGCTCATCAGCGCGCTGTACTCCGTGCTGATGTCCTTGTCGTCGAAGCTCAGCAGGTTTGCGAAGCCCATCACCTTCTCGTAGAACTCCACCCACTTGTTCATTTGGTTCCAGCCCACGTTCGCCACCATGTGGTCCACGTATTTCAGGCCGGTGGTCTGCGGGTTGTAGGCGCTCTTCCAAGGCTTGTAGCCCGGCAGGAAAGTGCCGTTGTAATTCTTGCGCTCCACGAAGATGTGTACCGTGTCGCCGTACAGCTTGATGCCGCTCTTCACCACTTCGCCGTCAGCGTCCTTCTCCACGGTGGGCTCTATGAAACTCACGGCACCGCGCTTGACCGTCTCTTCGTAGGCTTTGCGCGCATCGTCCACCCACAGGGCGATCACCTTCACGCCATCGCCGTGCTGTCGCAAGTGGTCGTTGATCGGATGGTCCTTGGTCATCGGGGTGGTCAGCACCAGACGGATCTTGTCCTGTTCGATCACGTAGCTCGTGCGGTCCTTCACGCCGGTCTCCAAACCTGCGTAGGCTAGGCTCTGGAAGCCGAAGGCGGTCTTGTAATAGTGGGCGGCCTGCTTGGCGTTGCCCACATAGAATTCAATGTGGTCGGTGCCGAGCAGGGGGAGAAAGTCAGCCGCTGCGGGGTTGACTTTCTCGAGTTCGGGGGTTGCTGTCTGGATAGCCATGGGTCAAGGATTCAATGGTCGAACGTGGCCCAAAGTTCGGCAATTTGCAGGGAAGGTTCCGCCCATGTTCGCTGGTGGGACCTTTCGTGCCTGATCACGCCTTGATCAACGGCACATCATAAGCCGCAAAGTGTGGATCTGCCGTGAGTAGATGCATGCCTTCAGTTTTCGCTTGAGCGATCAACATGCGGTCGAAAGGGTCTCGATGATGAAGGGATAGACTGGCCAAGATCATGATATGGGCGGGGAGGATATCAAGGATGTCGAAGTTGGCTTGGTCGATGTCTTTCAGGAAGCCCTCCCTGCCTCCATTAAGTTGGAGTTTCCCCAAGCCATGCTTGATGGCCACCTCCCATACGGACGCAATACTGATGAACCTTTCGTGGTCCGGACTCACTAGCAAGGGTCTTGCAGTTTTCGCAATGCGCGGGTCGTCAAGAATGAACCAGAGGAACACATGCGTGTCCACCAGAAGCCTCATTCCATGTAAGGCTTGAAGTCGTCCAAAGGCGCATCAAAATCTTCAGCGATCACGATGCGGCCCTTCGCCAAGCCCGGTATGCCACCGCCTTTTGACGACTTCTTAGGTAATTTCTTCCGCTGGAGAAGGAACTCTACAAAGTCGATCAACTCCTTGCGCAGATCCGCAGGCAGCGAGTTGATCTTCACAAAGAGGTCAGCGCTCGACATACAGCGAAGTTAGGTATTCCGGGAGGCCATCGATATCCTCTGGGTGAAACTCCGGGGCTCGGGTCGGGCTTGGAATTTACCCCGGGCCACGACCCGGAGTTCCAAATCCTCAGCCGGATTGCCGCCTTCCGGGCTTTCCGGTACAATCCTTCACACGAGGAGTTTCAGTCCTAGGATTCATACGTTGTGCTCGGTCAGGGTACTAAATTTGTGAAAGATGAGCAATCTGAATGGTTGGTACCCCTTGACCTTGTACTTAGTCCTAGCCATGTGTATAGGATTACTTGCCACGCTGCAATTCAATGGTATAGGGTTCATTGAAACCAGTGTTTGGACTCTGGTGTTAGCGCTGGGTCTCGGCATCTTGTTTTGTCGAAGCGCGGCACGTTTTGCATTCAGTGAGCATCAGCTACGCATCCAATATCTCATGTCCAAGGATATCACCATTGACCTGTCTGCGTATGCTCTCGAAGACTACCGTCTGAACTTCTTCTCCATGGATTGGAAGTCGCAGATCTTTATCACGGGGGTACCCGACACTTTACTCTTTGTGAACACGAGGACAGGTGATAGAAAGTCCGTTGTTCTCAATTCAAGGATGTCCGACACACGCAAGCTGCTGAATTTCCTCGACGATTCTCCGGCGGCAGAGGTGCTTCGCGTGAGGGATAGGAGCAAGTAGCCCGCAGCGAGCGAGGACTACTCCGGATAGCCCGCCCCCGGCTGTATTTGAGCCGGGGGCGCACTCAAGTCATTCGCATCCTCATCCTTCAAACACCTTGAAGTATTCCTCGAACCGATAGATGCGCCCCCATTTATTGCCGGTGATCTCGCGTAGAATGCCGATGCGTTCGAAGTCGCTCATGATCTTGTAGGCGGAGGGTGAGCTTTGGCCAGTGGCTTTCATCACTTCCTCGGCCCACACGATCGGTTGCTGGAACAGGTGGTTCAACAGTTTCGGGGCAGCCTGTGTCTGTCTGCCGATGCGGGGGATCCGTACTTCGAGACACTCCTTCTTCAAGCGCAGGATCTCGCGCAAGCCGTTGGTGGCTTTGTTCGCCGTTTCGATCACCCCCACCAGAAAGAAGCGGAACCATTGCCGGATGTCGTTCTGGCTTCTCACGCGGGTCAGGTTATCGTAGTAAGCGCTGCGGTTCCGTTCGAAGAAGTCTGAGAGATAGAGCACGGGCTGATTGAGCACACCGGCGTGTACGAAGTAGAGCGTGATCATCAAGCGGCCGATCCGGCCGTTGCCGTCGAGGAAGGGGTGGATGGTCTCGAACTGGTAATGGGCCAGCGCAGCCTTGAGGACATGTGGCAGGCCGGTGCGATCGTTGTGGAACACGTTTTCCAAGTCGCTCATCAAAGGGCCTACTTCTTCCCAGGTCGGAGGAATGAAGGCGGCATCGACCAAGGTGGCTCCACCGATCCAATTCTGGCTGCGACGGAACTCGCCCGGCATCCTGTGTTCACCGCGCGCACCTTGGAGCAAGGTTGCGTGCGCCTCGCGCAACATCCGCGAGGACAAGGGCAGATCGTGCATGCTTCCCAAGCAGTGCTCCATCGCTTTCACGTAGTTGTTCACCTCGCGGCGATCGTCCCGGCGTTCGGTGGAAACGGCACGCTCATCCAAGAGCGCCTCCTCCATATTGGTCTGGGTGCCTTCGATCTTGCTGCTCACGGTTGCCTCCTTGTACACGTGCATGCGGATGAAATGCCCGATGTTCGGGACCAGTTCCCCGAAGGCGTTCAGTTCCCCAAGCTTCAGCGTAGCCTGCTCCAGAAGTCCTTGTAACTCCATGTCGTCCAGCCGGAAAGGTCGATTGATCAGTTCTGGATGGAAGGCCTTGTACCCTGCAGTGGTGGGAGTGGCTCTGCCAGCGCGGAAGGACTTCATGGTGAGGAGGTTGTGGAGCTGTTTAAAAAGCGACCTCGGCTTTTTAACTAATCGACCACAAACTTAAAAAGAATGAACCACTTTTTCAACTCTGCTGAAAAAGACCTGTCGTGTTCGCCGAGAGAGGAGTGAGCTGAACGTAGAAATCCTAAGCGAACCAAGGCAGCGTCGGAGGACAAGCAGAAATGCTCAGGGCATCCGCCTCACTCCAGCCAGCTCTTCCAGTACTTCCCGTCATCGATCTTCATCGCCTCCTCGGTCACCATCAGCGGCTTGAAGGTATCCACCATCACGGCGAGCTCGTCCGTTACTTTCTTACCGACGCTGCGTTCCATGGCGCCGGGGTGTGGGCCGTGGGTGACGCCTGCGGGGTGCAGGCTGATGTGGCCCGGTGCGATGTCGTTCCGGCTCATGAAGTCACCGTCCACATAGTACAGCATTTCATCGCTGTCGATGTTGCTGTGGTTGTACGGTGCCGGGATGGCGTCCGGGTGGTAGTCATACAATCGGGGGCAGAAGCTGCAGATCACCATGGCACTGCTCTCGAAGGTCTGGTGGATCGGCGGCGGCATGTGTACACGGCCGGTGATCGGCTCGAAGTCGTGGATGCTGAAGGCGTATGGGTAGTTGTAGCCGTCCCAGCCCACCAGGTCGAAAGGGTGCGTGGCATAGACGAACTCGTGGATCACCCCTTGCTTTTTGATCTGCACGCGGAAATCGCCCAGCTCGTCATGTGTTTCCAAGCCGTGTGGGCGACGGATATCGCGCTCGCAGAAGGGGCTGGTCTCCAGCATCTGGCCGAACCAGTTGCGGTAGCGCTTCGGCGTGTACATCGGGTTGTGGCTCTCTACGATGAGCAGTCGGTTGTCGGTCGTGTCGAACTCCAGCGTGTAGATGATGCCGCGCGGGATCAACAGGTAGTCGCCGTACTTGAGATCCAAGGTGCCGAAGGTGCTGCGCAGGCGGCCGCTGCCCTTGTGGATGAACAGCATCTCGTCGCAGTCGGCGTTCTTGTAGAAGTAGTCCACTTTTTTGGCGGTAGGGGCGGCGAGGACCACGGCCACATCGCTGTTCACCAGAATGGTCTTGCGCGCGTCGAGGTGGTCCGCTTCCGGTGTCACGTCGAAGCCTTTCAATCGCAAAGCGCGCAGGTTCTTCTCTATCGCGATCTTGGGGCTGACGTCGCGCGGCGGCTTCATCTCCTTCACCTGTGTGGGGCGGTGGACGTGGTACATCAACGAGCTCATGCCATCGAAGCCGACGGTGCCGAAGAGCTGCTCGTAGTAGTGCTTGCCTTCCGGGCTTTTGAAGACGGTGTGCCGCTTGTGCGGAATGTTGCCGAGGGTGTGGTAGATGGGCATGTGATGGTTGCGAGTTGACGCGTTGCGTGTTGTCTGTTCGCAGAAGCCTACGCGTTGTTGGTTTTCGTTTGATTGACTTTGATCAACTCCGGGTGAAGTGTTCCGTTCCGTGCGAGAAGTTCTTCCTCCACGCGGATCCGTTCACGCAATCCTTCGGGATCGTTGATCGCTTTGGTCTTGCTGCTACGCGTGCTGCGGCCTTTGCGCCAATCGCGCTGTTCTTCGATCGGCAGCAGGTGGATCTCGCGACAACTTGGTGAGCAGCAATCAGCGTATTTCGCCGCGCAGGCTTCGCATTGCACCAGCAGCATGTTACAGGTGGCTTCTTTGCAGTTGCTGATGCGGTCGCTGGCCGCGCCACATTGCATGCAGGAGCTCACCACATCATCGGTGATGCGTTCCGCGAGGCGTTCATCGAACACGAAGTTCTGTCCCTTGTAGCGGCTTTCCAGTCCTTGGGCCTTGATCTGCCGAGCATAATCGATGATGCCACCGTGTAACTGGTTCACCTTCCCGAAGCCGTGATGCTTCAGGTAGGCGCTCGCCTTTTCGCAGCGGATACCGCCGGTGCAGTACAGGAGGATCTCCGGTAGTTCTTCACCCTGAGCCTGCCGAAGGGTCATCACATCCTTCACCTCGTCTATCGCTCCGCGGAAGGTGTCCGCTTTCGGCAGGTAAGCGCCCTCGAAGTGCCCGATCAGGCACTCATAGTTGTTGCGCATGTCGATCACCAATGCGCCTTCCGCCATCTTCCGGTTGAAGCGCCCCGCGTCCAAATGCTCACCCACGTCCGTCACATCGAAGGCATCGTCGGCGAGGCCGTCCGCCACGATCTTCTTGCGCACCTTGATCATGAGCTTCAGGAAGCTCTTGCCGTCGTCCTCCACAGCGATCTTCCAAGGCACATCCTTGAATGCCTCACGCGCATCCAGATTGTTCCGGAAGGCTTCCAAATTCACCGTTGGTAGGCTCACTTGGGCATTGATCCCTTCCTGCGAAATGTAGATGCGGCCGAGGACCCCAAGGGCTTCCCATTCAGCGTAAAGCTCGTGGCGCAGGGCCTCCACTTCCGCAAGGCGGACGTAGCGGTAGAAACTGAGGGTGGTGCGCGCCTTGCCCTCAGATCCCAACCGCTCGCGTAGCAGGTCCGGATGCAGGAGGTTGCGCAGCCTATGGGTTTCCATGGATGCGAAGATATGGAGCATGGTCGGTGGGGGAGTCCGTTCAACCCCGTATTCCCTGAAGATGACTACCGTTATACGTATCCTCGACAGCATACGTATCTTTGCTGCGACATGAAGACGAAGCTCACCTTAAGCATCTCCGAAAAGCGCATCCGGCGGATCAAGGCTTACAGCGCCAGGCATCGCAAATCCGTGAGCCAGCTGGTAGAGGAATTCATCGATTCACTCGAAAAAAGCACGCGTGGGATCGGCGGTAAAGGCAAGCAGGCCCATGCCATCGACCAATTTACCGGCATGCTGACCGGAAAGATCACCGAGGCGGACCTGAAAGCGGACCCTCGTTTGGCGCACATCTACCGCAAGGGTCTATGAAGGTGTTCTTGGACACGAACATCCTGCTGGACGTACTGGATGCGTCGCGCCCGTTCCATGCCAGCAGCACGAAGATCTTTGAGGCAGTTGACAGTCAACCGTTGGAGCTCGTGCTCACAGGATTGAGCTTGGTCAACACCGAATACGTCCTGCGCCGGCAAGGGGTCCCCAAGGCCAAATTGCGTGCTTTTTTAGGGACGCTATGCACGCTTTGCAGGACGGCCAGTACGGACCTGCCGCAGATCGAAGGAGCATTGGGCGTGGATTGGCCGGATTTTGAGGATGCCGTGCAATACCATGCGGCCTTGGCCCACGGGCGTGTTCAAGTAATTGTCACCAATGATATTCCCGGTTTCCGACGCTCCCGGATACCGGTGATGACACCCGGGGAATTTGCTTCGAAGTTTCTCGAAGCCGCAGACCAACAATAAACGATCGTTCATGAAAAAGATCCTCGTTATCGGAGCCAGTGGCCAGATCGGCACCGAGCTCGTGGAAGGCCTGCGCGACCGCTTCGGGGCGGAGGACGTGGTGGCCAGCGACATCAAGGAACCGCAGGCCAAGCAGACCGGCCCCTTCGCCTTGGTGAATGCCATGGACCGGCGCGGCATCGAGCGCGTCATCGACAAGCACGGCATCACCGAGGTTTATTTGCTCGCTGCACTGCTCAGTGCCACGGCGGAAAAGGACCCGGCCTTCGCGTGGAAGCTCAACATGGAGAGCATCCTGATCATCCTCGAGCTGGCCCGGGAAGGCAAGCTGAAGAAAGTTTACTGGCCCAGCAGCATCGCCGTTTTCGGGCCTACTACGCCGAAGGACGCCACGCCGCAGCACACGGTCACTGGGCCGAGCACGGTTTACGGCATTAGCAAATTGGCTGGCGAGGGTTGGTGCGCCTACTACCATGCCCGGTATGGCGTGGACGTGCGCAGCATCCGCTATCCGGGCCTCATCGGCTGGAAAAGCGCGCCGGGCGGCGGCACCACCGATTATGCCGTCCACATCTTCCATGAGGCGATGAAGAACGGTGCCTACACCAGTTTCCTCGGGCCGAAGAGCACGTTGCCGATGATGTACATGCCTGACGCCATCCGCGCCACGATCGACCTGATGGAGGCACCGGTGGAACAGATCAAGGAGCGGGGCAGCTAC
Coding sequences:
- a CDS encoding homogentisate 1,2-dioxygenase; this translates as MPIYHTLGNIPHKRHTVFKSPEGKHYYEQLFGTVGFDGMSSLMYHVHRPTQVKEMKPPRDVSPKIAIEKNLRALRLKGFDVTPEADHLDARKTILVNSDVAVVLAAPTAKKVDYFYKNADCDEMLFIHKGSGRLRSTFGTLDLKYGDYLLIPRGIIYTLEFDTTDNRLLIVESHNPMYTPKRYRNWFGQMLETSPFCERDIRRPHGLETHDELGDFRVQIKKQGVIHEFVYATHPFDLVGWDGYNYPYAFSIHDFEPITGRVHMPPPIHQTFESSAMVICSFCPRLYDYHPDAIPAPYNHSNIDSDEMLYYVDGDFMSRNDIAPGHISLHPAGVTHGPHPGAMERSVGKKVTDELAVMVDTFKPLMVTEEAMKIDDGKYWKSWLE
- a CDS encoding type II toxin-antitoxin system VapC family toxin — translated: MRLLVDTHVFLWFILDDPRIAKTARPLLVSPDHERFISIASVWEVAIKHGLGKLQLNGGREGFLKDIDQANFDILDILPAHIMILASLSLHHRDPFDRMLIAQAKTEGMHLLTADPHFAAYDVPLIKA
- a CDS encoding nucleoside deaminase; the encoded protein is MNEQDERFLRMAIEASRAGMERGDGGPFGCVVVKDGKVVGTGNNRVTSTNDPTAHAEVVAIRDACKNLGDFQLIGCTIYTSCEPCPMCLGAIYWARPDRIVFAATRTDAAEVGFDDQLIYDELPLPISERRIPTQQALQNEGVDVFKAWAKLADKVRY
- the hppD gene encoding 4-hydroxyphenylpyruvate dioxygenase gives rise to the protein MAIQTATPELEKVNPAAADFLPLLGTDHIEFYVGNAKQAAHYYKTAFGFQSLAYAGLETGVKDRTSYVIEQDKIRLVLTTPMTKDHPINDHLRQHGDGVKVIALWVDDARKAYEETVKRGAVSFIEPTVEKDADGEVVKSGIKLYGDTVHIFVERKNYNGTFLPGYKPWKSAYNPQTTGLKYVDHMVANVGWNQMNKWVEFYEKVMGFANLLSFDDKDISTEYSALMSKVMSNGNGRIKFPINEPAKGKKRSQVEEYLDFYNGEGVQHIAVATDDIVKTVRDLMSRGVEFLKVPSSYYEGLLERTGPIDEDLGPLAELGILVDVDDEGYLLQLFSKPVEDRPTLFYEIIQRKGAKSFGKGNFKALFEAIEREQESRGTL
- a CDS encoding DUF2281 domain-containing protein, with the translated sequence MSSADLFVKINSLPADLRKELIDFVEFLLQRKKLPKKSSKGGGIPGLAKGRIVIAEDFDAPLDDFKPYME
- a CDS encoding Fic family protein, yielding MKSFRAGRATPTTAGYKAFHPELINRPFRLDDMELQGLLEQATLKLGELNAFGELVPNIGHFIRMHVYKEATVSSKIEGTQTNMEEALLDERAVSTERRDDRREVNNYVKAMEHCLGSMHDLPLSSRMLREAHATLLQGARGEHRMPGEFRRSQNWIGGATLVDAAFIPPTWEEVGPLMSDLENVFHNDRTGLPHVLKAALAHYQFETIHPFLDGNGRIGRLMITLYFVHAGVLNQPVLYLSDFFERNRSAYYDNLTRVRSQNDIRQWFRFFLVGVIETANKATNGLREILRLKKECLEVRIPRIGRQTQAAPKLLNHLFQQPIVWAEEVMKATGQSSPSAYKIMSDFERIGILREITGNKWGRIYRFEEYFKVFEG
- the aspS gene encoding aspartate--tRNA ligase, which codes for MYRTHTCGELRFSDAGKTVTLAGWVQRTRDLGGMTFVDLRDRYGITQLTFNTDSDATLRDTARSLGREYVVQVTGTVIERQSKNANMPTGEVEIFATELKVMNSAKTPPFTIEEETDGGDELRMKYRYLDLRRASVRKNFELRHRMAIEVRNYLSAQQFLEVETPVLIKSTPEGARDFVVPSRMNQGEFYALPQSPQTFKQLLMVAGMDRYFQIVKCFRDEDLRADRQPEFTQIDCEMAFVEREDILNTFEGLAKHLFKSILGKDMNEPFLRMPYDQAMREYGCDKPDLRFDMRFHELNNITKGKDFKVFDDAELVVGIKAEGCAAWSRKQTDALIEFVKRPQVGATGIIFVRWGAEGLKSTVDKFYGPEDLQRWAERFGMQEGDLLCIMAGPAEKTHKALNELRLHLGDLLNLRDPNVFKPLWVVDFPLLEKDEESGRWHAMHHPFTAPVPTDEHKLESDPGNVKANAYDLVINGTEIGGGSIRIHDRAMQEAMFRVLGFTDEEARFKFGFLLDAFEYGAPPHGGAAFGFDRWVALFGGRSDIREFIAFPKNNAGRDVMIDAPSTIDAIQLKELGLELKG
- a CDS encoding zinc-dependent peptidase encodes the protein MAILAGLLAVSVFMRLFFRYRPSKLTRKQRRVMTTYATYYQQLDAAKQRSFERIVADFVNGKEWRGSGITVVDEMKVMIASCAAQLLHGFPDVRLQHFKHITVTSGPYRSIRDSRSHLGEVRPGPGVIIISWSDFVKGYADPRNAYNVGLHEFAHALWFENAIENGEDHFLDDALLQQWNALALAEIVRINHGKAHFFREYAGSNSAEFFAVAVEYFFEQPMEFHAAMPELYGTLGGLLRQGQ